A window of the Capricornis sumatraensis isolate serow.1 chromosome 9, serow.2, whole genome shotgun sequence genome harbors these coding sequences:
- the TNFSF9 gene encoding tumor necrosis factor ligand superfamily member 9, which translates to MHSSTLATPDPEAQRSPAPPGRVCNPLPWALSAALLLLAAACATCVVRVWGIPGTPASPVSSPAPSSILPVGLEQTSDPHASLPNSPQQGVFAQLVVADGAQLTEGPVQWRSEPGLTGVTLAPGMRYDKRTQELVVPEAGVYYIFLHLTLKRVMAGSPNSSDSVSVALDLQPHQAGAALTLTLDLPPPPSGNSAAGFRSSLLHLDAGQRLSIHLRPTIQEPLSWQLSAESTVWGLFRVAAQVPSGLPLSKLT; encoded by the exons ATGCACTCCAGCACCCTCGCCACCCCGGACCCTGAGGCCCAGCGGTCGCCAGCGCCCCCGGGTCGCGTCTGCAACCCGCTGCCCTGGGCTCTGAGCGCCGCGCTGCTGCTGCTTGCCGCTGCCTGCGCCACCTGCGTGGTGCGGGTCTGGGGCATCCCCGGGACTCCTGCCTCGCCGGTTTCCAGTCCCGCGCCCAGCTCGATTCTCCCCGTGGGACTGGAGCAGACTTCCGACCCCCACGCCAGCCTCCCCAACTCTCCGCAG CAGGGCGTGTTCGCGCAGCTGGTGGTGGCCGATGGAG CACAACTGACCGAAGGGCCGGTGCAGTGGCGTAGCGAGCCGGGGTTGACAGGTGTGACTCTGGCGCCAGGCATGCGCTACGACAAGCGCACCCAAGAGCTGGTGGTCCCCGAGGCCGGAGTCTACTATATTTTCTTGCACTTGACTCTGAAGCGCGTGATGGCCGGCAGCCCCAACAGCTCCGACTCCGTCTCCGTGGCCCTGGACCTGCAGCCTCACCAAGCCGGGGCCGCCCTAACCCTCACCTTGGACTTGCCACCCCCACCCTCGGGGAACTCAGCAGCTGGTTTCCGGAGCAGCTTGCTGCACCTGGATGCGGGGCAGCGCTTGAGCATCCACCTGCGCCCCACGATCCAGGAGCCTCTCTCCTGGCAGCTCTCAGCCGAATCCACGGTCTGGGGCCTCTTCCGCGTGGCCGCCCAAGTTCCCAGTGGACTCCCCTTGTCAAAGCTCACGTGA